A DNA window from Chloroflexota bacterium contains the following coding sequences:
- a CDS encoding DUF4352 domain-containing protein codes for MRTLAIVRVALSVLLAGAVFASCGFGADQPTGRVGETLTAGDYQLTVSTVENPADRPDRFTNPKPGNRFVKVHVVVANAGSQHLPFAANYFSLRDSGGIDNPAMPNVPSDNPPRPSSIAPGQQTEHDLYFEMAANLSPTQLVFAPSVVGWRTRITVNL; via the coding sequence ATGAGGACCCTCGCGATCGTGCGCGTTGCGCTCAGCGTTCTCTTGGCGGGGGCGGTCTTCGCGTCGTGCGGCTTTGGCGCGGACCAGCCGACCGGGCGGGTTGGCGAAACGCTCACCGCCGGGGACTACCAGCTCACGGTCTCGACCGTCGAAAACCCCGCTGATCGCCCAGACCGGTTTACGAACCCCAAGCCGGGAAATCGATTCGTGAAGGTCCACGTCGTCGTCGCCAATGCGGGCTCGCAGCACCTTCCCTTCGCGGCCAACTACTTCTCGCTCCGCGACAGTGGAGGGATCGACAATCCGGCCATGCCCAATGTCCCATCGGACAACCCGCCCCGGCCGTCGAGCATCGCTCCCGGGCAGCAGACGGAGCACGACCTCTATTTCGAGATGGCCGCGAACTTGAGCCCAACTCAGCTCGTCTTTGCGCCCAGCGTCGTTGGCTGGCGCACGCGCATCACCGTGAACCTCTAG
- a CDS encoding heavy-metal-associated domain-containing protein — protein MAQAKLSVPDIECEHCEHAITEALTPIAGVRSVRVDIPGKSVQLDYDESALSMQTVREILAAEEYPVASVTAG, from the coding sequence ATGGCACAGGCAAAGCTCAGCGTTCCCGACATCGAGTGCGAGCACTGCGAGCACGCGATCACCGAGGCCCTCACGCCCATTGCCGGCGTTCGGTCCGTGCGGGTCGACATCCCCGGCAAGAGCGTCCAGCTCGATTACGATGAGTCAGCGCTTTCGATGCAGACGGTGCGAGAGATTCTCGCCGCCGAAGAGTACCCGGTCGCCTCGGTGACTGCCGGCTAG